The region CCCTCACCAGAGACCTCAGTCACAGCCACCCCACCAGACCTACCCCAAACCATGGCAGTAACAGATGCTGACAGGTTAATTTTGGGGTAACTTGTTCTGCAGCTGTGTGCAACTACTGCTCTAGATGTCTGGGCAAAAAGTGAGGGAGGGGCTGACTTCAGCAAACCTGGGGAGGATTCCCAAGGGCAAGGTGCACCCAGGGTGCAGGTGACAGGCAGGCCAGATGACCAGAGCCCGCAGTTTGAGGGTTATGAGCTGAGGGGAGGGTGTGGTCATCTACCTTACGTTTTGAAACAACCCTCTGTATACACACAAGGACAGAACGCAGGGTCTCAAGAGCTTTGTTACCTTTGTGCACAATGGCGGgattcacaggagccagcagtgACTATCAGCAGATGAGCCGGTAAGACAAATGTGCTCATGTAGGCTGAAGTATACGTCAGCCCTAAAAAGGAAAGACGTTGACATGCTCCGCGTGGACGCACTGGAGGACATTGTGCCGAGTGACAGATTGTGCAGTATCATAGGAAATCTATATTTGGTCTCCAGTTTTTGGCACAGAGCTTctaaaatccttggaatttcctaagttgTGAGGGAGAAAAAGGTGCCTTTTGTTGTATGTGACTTTGGGAAGCCCCTGGGTCACCTAAGGATGGGGACTGCTTGCCAGAGAACCCATCTGTGGGGTTAGAGGGCTGGACTGTCTGTCCCACCCATGAACTCTGAcctccagggagggagggaaagggacaGCTGGTGGTTGAATTAATCACCAGTGATCACTGACTTAACCAATCAAGCCTGTGTAATAAGCCTCCAAATGTTTGGAAAGCTTCCAAGTTGGTGAGCACAGGGTGGTGTGGGGAGCGGCACGGGAGCTCTGTGCCCCTTCCTCACACCTAACCCCATGAATCTTCACCTGGCTGCTCCTGAGTGGCACTAGTAAGTAAAATATCTCTGAGCGGCTCTTGCAAATGAACCGAACCTGAGGGGTCATGGGAACTCCGACCTACAGCTGGCTTGTCAGACATGCAGGTGAGGGCAGTGGGGGGAGTCTTGTGGGGCTGAGCCCCCAACCTGTGGGGTAGATGGCGTCAGACCCGAGTTgagttgtaggacacccagctagtGTCCAAGAATTGCTTGTTGTAAGGAAAAGACCCCCTCCACACACTTAAGACTGGGTACTCAGAACACAAAAGACCGAAATAAGCCATCACCGAAGGACAAATTCTGACTTCACTTCTCCGAGGCCCCTGGAGGAGTCATATTCATGGTGACAAAAGGTAGTGGGGTGGGAGCTGGGGAAGAGGTTAGTGTTTAGTGGGAACAGAGGTCCAGTTTGGAGGATGAGTTCTGGAGGGGACAGTGAGGGTCACACAACAGTGAGTGTCCTTAGTGCCCCTGTGCACTAAACAGTGGTTAAGagggtaaattttgttatgttttgtttaaaAACTTAAACCTGTAGCTGTGTGAAAATTCACTTGCGGTGGGGGGGAGGCAGATCCAAAGCCCTGCAAGGAGCCTAACATGACCCTCCACAAAGGACCCTTGGAGGTTGTGGCCGAGGGGCACTGCTCAGGAGGCCCAGAAAAGCTGGGGAGAGCCCAGGCTAGCAGGGATGCCACCACGTGAATGCTGCACTGCTTTGGTCCAGCGCTGGGGCTGAGCCTCCCTGCTGGTGTCACCATGCCCCTAGGAGCATGACGTGAAAACTGCCACATGCCTCAGTGAGCACATGGACATCCTGTGGCCTCACAACCACACTCAGGAACAGCTTCCCACAAACAGGCCCTCAACACCAAAAGCAACAGCTGAAAATGTGGGAGCACCCAGAGTCCCTCTGTGGGCTTTGCACACAAACCATGGGACAGGACCGCACTGTATAACCTGTAGAGGATGCGTTGACAAGGGGTGAAAACGTGGCAAACGTGGTCCTTCAGGACTGCAGGGagcccaggcaggaagcagaggtTGGAGGACAAACCAGAGCCACTTTCCTAGATGGCCAAACAGGTCACATCCCAAATCACATGATGCAGAGGTCAGAGCCTAATGGCCAGGACAGATGTCGGCTCGCTGGCAGGAGACATGCAGAGAACAGGGTGCACAGTGAGCCGACACATCTTTGGTGAGTGAACAGGATGCACACTAGCAGACGCATGTCTGGAGTCACACCTGCAGGGTGTGCACACAGACATATGCAGTAACGGCTCCCATTCCCTTGGGGAGGGGGTCAGGGATGAGAGACATGGCCATCTTTTGTCTAACTGCTTGGACAAGTGATGAGCTGGGTGACCAGTGGCTCTGAAGGTGCCCGTGCCTGCCCGTCAAGTGGAACGAGGCTGTGTACCCAGTGACCTCCAGGCCTGAGGCAAGGCTCATACGGGGACTCACCATGAGGCCAGTATGCTGGACACCCCACAAGGTCGGCCAACAGTAGCCCTGCCAGTGGGGCTGTCGTCCTGCTGAGTGCCTGCAGGCACGAGCCGAGCTGTGGCAGTAAGGAACTAGTTTTACACCAGTGCACTTGGGATGGAGGATCAACACAGGAATTTTTACCTTTGTATTTTCAGTATTAGAATTATTTATTTCACACCTCTCCCACTACTTCAAGTGACAGATGCAGCGCCCTGCCCTGCAGAGGAAGATGCCGGGTGGCCAGTGGTGATTGCTTGGTCCACCGCTGGCTTCCCCCTTGGCTATGCAAATCTAGGTTTGCTTAAAATGTCCCGCAGTCTCTCCAGGGAAGCTGGGCTTAGAGGGAAGCTGCAGCCAGTTCTGTTAACCACAGTGCTGGTTTCAGGGAAGGTTAGCTATAAAAACTGCTGCAGCTGGGCTCCCTTGGGACAAGCCACCCCCACAGGGGTCCCCAGCTCAGTGCTGAGGGAAACCCTACACCCTGAAGCTGATTTCACTAGTCACTCTGGAGCTGGACACGTGGAGATGCAGGTGGCTGGCTGGCGGGTGTAACCTGGCCCTTGGCCTCAGCCTCTGTCACCCAGGGGCAGAGGCTGCAGGCCATCCGGGCATTTCCGAGGTGGGCCCGGAGGCAGGCAGGACTGGTCCTAGGTTTGCGGTGTGCACCATCACCTGGGCGTGTGGTGAGCCAGTAGGGCCACTGGGGACCCAGGGGTCCTTGTCCATGCCACAGGCCACACCGACCAGCTCCCTGGGGCCCTCACCAAGGTCCCTGTGAGAGAGGAGACATAAGCAGGAGGAGAACCAACCTCTGGCCCTGGGCTGCACACCCTACCCCAGGCTCCTGCCCCAAGGCTGGGGAGCCCCGTTCCTCCTGTCAGAGCTGCTCTAAGCCTGTGGAGGCCCCTCCAACGGCACTCTTCCCTGGACCTCAGGCCCTGATCCATGAGGGGTGTGGTCCATGGAGCAGCATGCCTACCTCCAGGGGTGGGATAGGGCTGTGTGGAAGAAGGGGCTCATCCATCATGTGTATGCTCCGCAGCTGGGGCACCCCAGGCCAAGCAGGGACCTGGCCCAGGGACACCCTGCTCCTGCCAGGTGGTCTACCAGCAGTCTGAGGCCAGATCAACAACCTTCTACAGCTTCAGTTACACTGGGCTCCCCTACCCCTCACCTACCAAATAACCCCATTCTACAGGATGATTAGACCCAGCCCTGCCCATCTCCCTCACTCCagcctcttcttcctcccccacttCAGATGCTCTATACCACCCCCAACACAAGTCTCCCAATCTGCTTGCTTTAGGTATcacctcctctaggaagccttcccagatCTGCTTCCACCCACACCTACTACTCAGAAAAGTTGTACAAAGTAGTAGGACTTAAGAAGTCACTTGTTGGTGCgatgaataagtgaataaatcaGTTAATTAGTGGAAAGAAAAGACAACTTGGTGGACTTTAGCCAGAAAGGCTGAGTTCAAATCCAGATTCATTCTTGTAGATGTGAGTCTGGGTTAAGTTTCTTCAAATGCGATAAAAATAGCACCCACCCCTAAGTTCAGAGCAAGGCATATTTGGAAGGGCTTAGAACATGTGCTGGGAAGCATTTATGAAATAAAAGCAAGGTCAAGGGGAAGCCTCGCCTTGCTGAAGACAGTGTCACTGCCTGTCAGACCTAGAACTCGCCCAGGCCATGCCAAGGGCAGCTGGCTGTTCTCCTGGACCCACCACACTCGCCCAACTGAGACAGAGGACAGTGTGTCACAGCAGGTGCCGCTGGCGAGGGCGACCAGCCAAGGACATCTGACTGTGAAGGAATGCATTAGCCGGGACCACCCcaacaaaatggaaatgaaatgaagTGCCTGCAGCCCAGTAGCAGGGAGGGCTCTCTTTTGCAATGTGACAGGCCTCAGAGTATTTAGAAGAAAAACGTCAGCAGGATTCAGCAGAGCAAACAGGGATGACCCAAGCGAGTGTTGCAGCTGGTAACCAAAGGTGTGGAAAACACCCTTCTTTCACATTAGTCAAATGCCAATGGAAACCAGCACATTGCTGACACCTGCTCGCAGGTGGGGAACAAATCGTGACCAGTGATGGGGCAGTTGTCATAACAATGCCTCAAGTAAGCTGTGCGATTCCTAGAGAAAAATCTGGCAATAAAAATATTCAGACTAGTTGGCCTAAACAGTCTGTTCCTAGGATTGCCCCAGAACATGGTCTAATAAAGGAAAACAGCTCTAATCACTCAAACCTGGGGGACCTGGAAGCCACTTCCTCCCCACAGGCCAGCAGTGCTGCTGTGGGTGTCACAAGGCTAGTGCCTCCCAATCTGCCTCATCTGCTCCAAGTGCAGGACTAACAGCCATGGGCGGGGCCAGAACCTCACTGTGCAAGGTCACAAGGGCACCTGGGCCCGCATGTGGCTCTCTGGGAAGGTTCCAGCAGGGATGGCAGAGGCTCAGTTTCCAAGAAGCCCCTCCACCCTTCTCCCTGGAGGAGCAGTGACCCCATGGCTGGGGCAGACAAAGCAGGAGGTGGCCACAGCATCTTGTGGGCAAGAGGAGGTGTCTGTTCAGGGAACAGGGGCACGTGTGTGGCAAAGCAGGGCTGCCATCGAGGAAGGAGGGAGCCTGCAGGAACATGCGTCCAAATGGCCCGGGAACGGGAGGCTTGGTGCACCATTCTGCTTCTGTGTATGCATGAAATTTCCCCAAAATAAAGTTTTAGGAAAGAATACGAGTGAATTCATAGtgataagaaaacaataaaatgaacaaaaaaggaataaagagtCAAAACGCATCCCCATTCCTCACAGGAGTGACAGAATCACGACAGAATGAAAATCAGTTTGGAACCCAGGCAAATACTGCGCAGCTGCATCACCCATGGACACTGAGGCCCTGGGTCAAAGGTCGTGGGAGCAGTGGAGGCCTCTTTGCAGAGCCCCTCACTGATCACCTGACGATTGTACCTCAGCCAGGAGACCCCAGACTGCATGCCCATGGGGCCAGCCTGACCAGAATCTGACCCATCCCAGTGCCACCAGGGCACCCATGCCAGAAACAGCCTGAGCATGATCCAGTGGGAGCCCCACATCCCAGCTTGTGGACTGTCAGGATCAGCATCTCGCAGCACACAAAAGGCAACACCCTGAAGACTCAGCAGAGGGTGCCATGCATGGTCCTGGGCCAGATGGCAGGGGCTCAAGCTGCCATGACCCTGGAGATGTCCACATTCAGCCAGGATGAGATTCCACGTCAGAAAAAGGTGCACAAGAGAATATGCATTAGTTCAGAAAAAGGTGTGCATGTGCGTGTTGAAAGAGGAAGGGCAGGGAGCCAGGTGGTGGTGGCACAGCATACCCCTGTGGGCACAAATTCTCAAGGTAAAGGTGGCGGCCCTCGGGGACCAGCATGGGACCAGCACACTATCGCGGGGACAGGAGCGGAGGCCCAGATGAGCTGAGCAGTGTGAGAGGGAGGGTGCCCCTCGGGTCCTGGTTCTCAGGCCCAGTGTCCCGACTGAGCCTCTCGCCCTGCCCTGCCGGTACCCACGTGGTGAAGCTGTAGTTATCATGCGCTTGGCCAGGCCAGCTCCTGGGCTCCCTTCCGCTGAGGCCCTTGAGGCCGAGGTAGGCGGCCTGCACTGTCTCCAAGTCCTGGCCTCTTGGCTGCAGCCACAGCTGGGCTGCCCTGGGGAGAGACGGAAGATGGTCAGGGTGCCACCCACAACCTGCACAAGGTGGACAGCACCTCAGGGCCACACATTCCTGTAGGGACCACCCAGCAATGCCGCTGGAGTGAGTGTGGTCACAGATGGTGGGCCCCCAGACGGCACAGCTGTATGCGGAAAAATCACTCACAGAGGCAGGTGCGCACTGAAGCAATGCCTCGAGCTATATGATTGCCCTCGGTTAGGGAGGTGGCTCCCATGTTGTACTTCACAATAAAGTGCTTTTTAGGAGGCTGCATTTCAGTGAATTGTGGTGGTGGTGGACCAGACCAGGCGTGTGACCACGATGAGCTGTGCCCAAGGGCACATGCAGAGTAGCAAAGCCAACGGCCACAAGCCAGCCAGGAAAGGCCAGGTGGGAGGGGCTGCGCCCCTGCAGCTCCAGGAGCAGCAGGGTGGGGAGAGGTCCGTGTGGGAGTGGGGGCGCTCGTGTGTATGCTCGCTGCCCGTAGCACTGGGGCTGCTCCCAGAAGATGCGGTCTCACCTGTCGGACCGTGGCTGCCGGCTCTTCACACACTTCATGAGGCAGCAGGTGAGGAAGGCCATGGACATGAGCAGGATGATGGCACAGCTGACAATGGAGGCGATCACAGCCACCTTGAAGCCAAAGGTCTCATAGGGTGGCACAGCTGTGAGGGAGACAAGACAGCTCCTGGGTGCTCACCCAGGCCCTACAATGGACAGGACAGGCCACCCCACAGCGAGCATGACCCACAGGGGTGGCAGGAAGTGCTGGTGGCCAAGGAAAGGGTGTGTGCaaactgtcagagaagactgCCCCCAAGGAGGGATGTTTTAGCAGGGTTTTGGAGGGTGTGTAGGAGTTTGTGGTGGCACCTGGGAGCAGTTCTGACAGGGAGTTCAGTGGTGGGCCCCGGCTCCCACACACTGTGGCCCGGTCCCAGGAGGGTGGCAGCAGGCTGCTCTTGGTCTGTTCTCATCACGTCCAGCCTGGCAAACCCTTCAGGCCTATGTGTCTCCTTGTCACTTTTCAGGAGGACACCAAAGCAAGGAAAACACCCATATTTGGAATCCAAGGGCCTTCGCCACATATCAGCCGTGTGACCTCAGCTATGCACTAAGAACTAGTACTTTCAGGTTGTAAAGGGTGCTGTGGGATATGGGGCCCAGCAGTTCATGTGAGCACACACCCTCCCCTGCAGGGACACTGCTCAGTCCTCCAGGCCCTACCCTGCTGGACTCTGGACATCCAAAGGAGCCTGCCTCTCCCCGCTGCCCCTGCAGCTGCACGTGGTCACACGACTGCATTCTGGCCACTTTCTGAGAGCCTGCCTTGCCCTGTCCCTCTCCCACAGCTGTCTGGCACACGGGTGCTGCCATCTGGATCATGCCCAACAGAGGTGCCACAAGAGCCCTGGATCGCCCATCTCAAGGGCCACAGGCAGGAGGTGCTCCATTTCATTTTAACCCTGTTATCTTGGGCTTTCCATCTCTGGCAATCTAATTCTGACATTCACCCTTTCCCAGAGACTCACCCAGCACATGAGCattttaaaggctctgagaagtcccacAGCCTATTAATCCAGCATTTTCCCAAACTGGTTGACTATAGAGCCCTTTTAATGCACAATACACAAGGCCTCACTTTGGAAGATGCTGTGCTGGGTATTATCCATCAATACCCTgcacaacaaacacaactagaaGACTGGAAAGCCATCCCCTCCCCCGGCCCTGGGTGGGGGCATCCTGGCCTCAGAACTCTCACTTCTAGAATTCTTAGCACATGGAATATCCTATTAACGTGTGCAGTGTGCATGCCTGAAAGAATGACGGAGAGGAACAAATGTAGTTTCCTGCCTAACAAATAAGAAGAGCTCAAGCGTGGACAACACAAGTAGCCTCTTGGAGGTGACAGGCCATGTCAGTGGCAGGGTAGGACTCATACCAGCTACTACGGCTTGAGTCCACAGGTGGACATGGAGCCCCAAGGGTGCTGGCCAGTCCCCAACACCAAGATCAGGACCCCACCAAGAGGCCAAGTGCTCACACCCACCACGCCTTTCCAAGGGTGCTCTTGAGGCCCACATGCTGGGGTCAGGTCCCACCCACCCAAGGAAGCTGCAAAGAGGGGGGGAAATGGGCCTCACACTTGCACAGAGGGGCTGCTGAAGACCACTCGGCGACACTCTGCTTccagacacaggtgagcaggccGGCCCCCACCATCTGGTGGCCCGAGGGGCAGTGGAACACGATGACAGTCCCCACAGAAGTGCCATTGCCACGAAGGACTTGGAAGGTGCCCCTCGGGGGTGGCTGCACTTGTGAGCAtgtgcctggggagaggggagagacgGCATGAGGGCCTGCTGGAGGGTGGGGATGGGCAGGGGCCCCTGCCTGGGACACACACCGATGCTCCAGCAGCCACAAGGCCCCAGAGAAGGGCCCACAGCTACCCAGACCGGGGGACAAATGGGGAGCTGACCCCCACACTGCGTGAGCTCTGGATGCTCTGAGACCCACGGCGCTGAGGGCAGTGTGCAGCAGAAGACGGTAAGGCAAACAGCCAGTATCCAAGTGCAGCTGCAAAGGAGGGCAGGCCAGCAGATGTGACCACACAGAAGCACAAAGCAAAAGCTTGTTGCTCGCTAGTAACTGGGACATAAACTCAGATGGACAAAGTTGGAAAATGTTAATCGGAGAATCTCAGGCAAAGGCTCAACACCCTTAGCTTATAAAGAGAAACTCCCACATCAAAAAGAGGTGACCTTCCAGGGCTGACTGCGAACGCACCCCGAAGAGACAAGCGGCTGAGAGAGAACAGTGCAAGCCCTCGGTGACTGAACACTAGTTCACAGGAGCAATAATATTTTATTCCTCAACTTGGCAACAAGTGAAAGAGCAAAGACCTCGTGTGAAGTCACGAGGGCCTGGGAGCACCTCCTCGTGGACTTCTCTGGTGGGGGTGCGGATCCAAACCTTTCTGGGCGGAGTTTGGCAGACGGATCAAGAGCCTTACATGGTGTTCCCATTGGAGAATTGAGCCAAAAAGAATAATTAGAGGAGTCCGTTGCCAGCATCTCTGTGCTGGGAAACCAGAGCCACCAATGCCCCAGCTGTGGGGGTCAGGGTGGTGAATGCTGGACAGATGCCCCATGTGGGGCAGCGAGTACAGCATTTGTGAAACAGCAAGGCCAACAGCTGGCCCTTGTAAGGCACCGACTGCACTAGGTACACAGGGACTCACCCATCTGATGGCATTAACACTGTCACCCCCTGTCCCCCCAGCAGGTTGGCAAACTGGGGCACAGGCTGGGTGAGTCACTGCCCGAGGTCACAAAGCAGGCACGGTTTAGGGACCAGGCCAGGTGGCTCCAGTCTTGCTTCTTGGCACATGCACATGCCATGGGCCTGTCGGCCCTCgtgtgctgggcactggcctGCCGAGGTGGAGTACAGGCCAATTGCAGGAGGGCCGGCCCTATGGCATCCTGCTCCCCACCAGCGGCTTTGAGCTGTGTTCAGCACCTCCGGATGAGGCCGCAGGACATCCGGTGCGAGCCTCCTGCTATCACAGCACAAGAGGCACTTCCCTCTGCTCTTCTGGGAATTTCCTGTTTGGAGCACTGGctgcaccagaaagagggcctaaGGCAGGGCTGCCAGTATTGGACAGCAGGGGGCCAGTGGTGCTGGCAGCCTGGCCTGAGCTCAAGGCAAGACCGCATGCTTCACGGGGCCTGGATGCCCTGCCAGCATGTCTAAGCACGCTGCccaggagcaggggtggggagtgGAACAGAGCTGCCCACCCAAGCGAGGACCCCCATCCATGAGATGCCACATGGCCATTCACCTGCCAAACACTGCATGGAGAGGGCAGCTAGAAACTGACATAGACTTAAGAGTCTTAATTTAACAGGAGACAAGGGAGTGTGGGCCTTTGGGCCATATCTACAACTGTTAACATACTTGTGACCATAGAAGTAGCACCTATGTTAGTGAGACAACGATGAAAATTACAAtggaaaagaaaggataaaataggaaggaaaagaaatggcTCAACTAATGCCCAGGGGGCAGGGCATTTAGTTAAGACAATTAGgtaaaaggcatccacactgggaaggaaaaagcaaaacttcCCTATTAGATGACATCTCCTCTCTAGAAAGTCCTCAGGAATCCACTCAAAGTCTCAGGAACTAACGGACAAGCTCAGGCAGGCTGCAGGATGCAATACCGACACCTGGAAGTGCAGTTTCCGTACAGGGCGACGAACACTCTGATAATGAAGTTAGGAAATGACCTCATCTATTGTAAGGACAATACATTAAATGAAAGGATAAAACCTAAATgccaaaaactacaaaagaaaaaaataaaacaagcgcCACATGCCCTTGAGTGGGGAGACAACACTGTTGGGATGGTACCTCTGCAGTCTGCTCCCCTACAGACCCAACACCATCCTGATCCGCAGCCGCTGAGGCCTCCGCTGAAATGGACAGGCTGAGCCTAAAGTTCAAAGGGAAATGCAAAAgccctagaatagccaaaacaaaaacaaccttgAAAAAGGAGAACCAagctggaggactcacacttccctatttcaaaacttaccacaaagctacagtgatcaaaacagagCTGTCCATATGGCTGATGTCACAGAACAGAactcagagcccagaaataaactcatcttTACAGTCTATTGATTTTCGACAAGGACGCAAAGACAATTCGATGGGAAGAGAACaatttttcaacaactggtggtaGGACAacatccacatgcagaagaataaaGTTCCCCCTCTCCACACGTCACATACAAAAACCGACTGACAGtgagtcaaagacctgaatagacactaaagtataaaactcctagaagaaagcatatgGATAGATCTTCCTGACCTTGGATAAAGCAATGATTTCTtaagatatgacaccaaaagacaaaggaaaaaaacagataaactgacttcatcaaaattaaagacaCTGTGCTTCAAAGAACCATGAAGAAAGGGAAAAGATGACCCCAGAGGGAGAAAATACCTGCAGATCACCTATCAGATAAGGGACTTGGATCTACAATGTAGGAATGATTAAACTAAattataaaaagacaacccaatttaaaaatgggcaaagatctgaacagacacttctctaaggATACACTGATGGCCGCTGATAGGCGTGTAAAAAGATGCTGCACACCCGCCACCTTCAGGAAGGTGCCAATCAAACCCACGGGGAGGCGCCCCTTCACACCCACCGAGCCTTCCATACAGGAAAAAAAGGCAGACGACGGTGTGCCGGGGCGGGGGAAACCGACCCTCCATGCTGTAGGTGGGGGCGGAACAGGGTTCACACAGCTTCTCCAAGTCAAGCAGGAAATTAGTGCGTGAGAAAGCAGTGTCTCTCCTAGCTCCATGCCCGGGAAGTATGAACACACGTATTCACAGCAGTGCTGCGCACAACAGCCAAAGAGTCAAaaccacctaaatgtccatccgctgatgaatggataaacaaaataccgTATAATCTACCCGGCGGAGCATTACTGAGCAATAAAAGGCAAGGAGTGCTGGCGGCGCACTGAGGGTGACGTCAGAGCGATGGCCGACAGACAGGACTACATAGCGCGTTGTTCATTTCATATGAGGGGTCCAAAGGAGGCAAATCCATACAGATAAAACACAGATTAGGAGCTGGGGGTCAGGGAGTTGGGACATGGCCACTAAAGACTGCAGGGGGCTACCCTTCTATTTGGGATGTGAAAACATTCTATAGGTGACGCGGTGATAGCTGTAGGTATCTGGGAACGCGCTGGAAGCCACTGAGTTGGTACACATTAAATGCATAACCCACATGGGTGAATTGTACAGTATGTGAATTACACGCCAATAAAGCCGTTAGAAATATTCAGaataaatatgtcaaagaaatgaaaatttaaaacctgAACTGTTTTTGGCCTCTTAGCTCAGTTAAAGTTGAGAGACTGGTCCACTAGGTTACAAGGGTGTGGAGGAAGGGGTATGTAACCCCTGGCAGGGGTGGGTATAGAGGACACAGCTCCCATCCACCATGCCCATCTGG is a window of Manis pentadactyla isolate mManPen7 chromosome 3, mManPen7.hap1, whole genome shotgun sequence DNA encoding:
- the SUSD3 gene encoding sushi domain-containing protein 3, which encodes MLRMGTTLRLRSRPGGRAANSTPAPEDGTGTCSQVQPPPRGTFQVLRGNGTSVGTVIVFHCPSGHQMVGAGLLTCVWKQSVAEWSSAAPLCKSVPPYETFGFKVAVIASIVSCAIILLMSMAFLTCCLMKCVKSRQPRSDRAAQLWLQPRGQDLETVQAAYLGLKGLSGREPRSWPGQAHDNYSFTTDLGEGPRELVGVACGMDKDPWVPSGPTGSPHAQVMVHTANLGPVLPASGPTSEMPGWPAASAPG